A genomic stretch from Alosa sapidissima isolate fAloSap1 chromosome 3, fAloSap1.pri, whole genome shotgun sequence includes:
- the LOC121704548 gene encoding phosphatidylcholine transfer protein isoform X3, translating to MTGSHKPRRPISEPTKGEKTVEAEEKLDRVIIGSDGQTQDNPPLFSSMRKCQTTFGLLIHAGLNLNMIYIYVRERKDLDIDGRKIWVILARSSLVSQCAEKSGVIRVKDYKQSLAIESDGNCGTKVFMNYFDNPGGMIPTWLVNWAAKSGVPGFLTDMQKACNNYQNYCKNKK from the exons ATGACAGGATCCCACAAACCGAGACGTCCCATTAGTGAGCCAACCAAAGGGGAAAAGACTGTGGAGGCTGAAGAGAAGCTGGACCGTGTCATCATTGGATCTGATGGACAGACCCAAGATAACCCTCCCCTCTTTTCCTCCATGAGAAAATGTCAAACTACTTTTGGGTTGCTTATACACGCTGGATTGAATCTGAACATGATT TATATCTACGTGAGAGAACGCAAAGATCTTGATATAGATGGAAGAAAGATTTGGGTGATCTTGGCCAGGAGCTCTTTGGTATCTCAGTGCGCGGAGAAGAGTGGAGTGATCAGAGTGAAAGACTACAAGCAGAGTCTGGCTATAGAGAGTGATGGTAATTGTGGCACTAAAG TCTTCATGAACTACTTTGATAACCCCGGTGGCATGATACCAACTTGGCTGGTGAACTGGGCCGCTAAG AGTGGTGTTCCAGGCTTCCTCACTGACATGCAGAAGGCTTGCAACAACTATCAGAACTACTGCAAGAAcaaaaaatga